A stretch of the Lactuca sativa cultivar Salinas chromosome 9, Lsat_Salinas_v11, whole genome shotgun sequence genome encodes the following:
- the LOC111876482 gene encoding cytochrome b-c1 complex subunit 8, which yields MFRSKSLICLIKSEMGKIPVKIKAVVYGLSPFQQKVMPGLWKELANKITHKVTENWLSAILLVGPVVGTYSYVQNYKEREKMEHRY from the exons ATGTTTCGTTCTAAAAgcttgatttgtttgatcaaatcGGAGATGGGGAAGATTCCAGTGAAGATAAAGGCAGTGGTGTACGGATTATCGCCGTTTCAGCAGAAGGTGATGCCTGGTCTATGGAAGGAACTCGCTAATAAAATCACACACAAAGTCACCGAGAATTGGCTTAGCGCTATCCTCCTTGTGGGCCCCGTCGTTGGCACCTACTC GTACGTTCAAAATTATAAGGAAagagagaagatggagcatagatATTGA